The genome window TCATGTGCAGCAGGAGATAGGCTTGCAGAATGGGCAAACAAGTGGCAGAGGGaattttaatgcagagaagtgtgaggcgatgcattttgacagaagaAGCAGGGAGAGGCAATACAAGCTTAACGGCACAGTCTAAACAACGtgcagggacagagggatctgccGTTCACCTGCATAGATTCTTGAAGGTGGCATATGATTAACTGAGGGAGTAATTAGCAAAGTATATGCAATATTGAGCTTTACAAGTAAAAGTATcgagtacaaaagcaggaaagttatATTGAACTTTGATCAGGCTCTGGTTAGGTCACAATTAGAGCACTGCCCCCTGAATGTGAGAGTGGAGAAGCTGCAAAGGAGATTTTCCAGAATggctccagagatgagggattttagctcaAGGTTAGGTTGGGAAAGCTGGGGCCCCTTGGAGCGAGAGAGATAGATGGGAGATTTGACAGAGCTGTACAACTGACTCTTTAAACCACAagcatgaaagagagagaaaagaggtcCAGACTTACTTTGTATATCTCCTCATATGTTTCCTCATCAATTTCTACAGTTGTAACAGTTTCTTCAACATCTCCCAAAATCATGTTTAGATGCTGATCATAAGCCTATATTTACAAAGAGAACATGCATTACACTGCAAGGAACAACATGAAATCGGAAACTATTGAGAAAAAGCAATGAAAGAATTTTGCACATAGCTATATTAATCATTACTCCTATCTGCACACACTTGTAAACTTATCCCACGATAAATTCCACATGGGGAAGCTAATCACGCTGAAATTACATCCTCTCATTGATGAAGATGCTGTAGCATCATCACTGGTCGGAGGGCACAATTACAACATGACATCTTTACATAGGCAACTCCCATTATAAATTTGGACATTGGAATTTCTCATGGAAAAATGGAAAACTAATGGACAGAATGCAGAATAATGTCTGGTCAAATTACCCACGGCCTGGCTTTACCATGGGCTTGACTCCTGATAAATAATGTCCCCCTGATGAGAACAGGATAAGCTGCTGCTATGTACAAATATATCTTTCCATAAAACCACATTGCTCTCGTTCTCACAACAGATTTTTATCCACTGTGAGACTGCTTTCTCTGCACTGGCTATCTAATAAAATCCTACTTTGCTGCTCTTTCCCTCCAAACTTTTCCTTTAACTGCTCATCTGACTGACATTAAATGCAATTGATTTGACTTCAACTGCAACTTGCAGTAGCACATTCTATATGCTATATGCTAACACTCATCATGCAAGTATGTTTTTCTTTtaccagcggcacagtggttagtgctgctgcctcacagcgccaaggacccaggtttgactcccggcttggatcaccgtctgtgcggagtttgcacattctccccgtgtctgcatgggtttcctccgggtgctctggtttcctcccacactccaaagatgtgcggatcaggtggattggccatgctaaattaccccttagtgacagggggactaactagggtaaatgcgtggggttgtggggatagggcctgggtgggattgtggtcggtgcaacccaatgggccgaatggcctccttctgcactgtaggattctatgattctagcacaTATTTAACATTTCTCTTACTAATGGAATCTAATGCCAGTTCTTTTCAAGCAATTTCTTTCCTGAAACTCAACAGGATCCCTGGATATTAATTGTGATTCAGTCAGTCGCACACTCAGCTCCGAATTGAAAGCTTGTGGATTCAGGTCCTGCTCCAGAAACCTCAGCTTACGTTCTATTTCAGTATTGACAAAAGATGctgctttcagatgagacattgaaccaaggtcccacctgtcctctcaggtggacaaggcCACTATTTCAAAGATAAATGAAATTTTCAATGGTATATTGGCTAAAATCTATCCCTCGACCAAAATCACTAAAagattatctagtcatttatTTGTGGGAACATGCTAGATACcaaatggctgccatgtttcaatgcttcatggacggcacagtggttagcactgctgcctcacagcgcctgggacccgggttcaatcccagcctcaggtcactgtctgtgtggattttgcacattctcctcatttctgcgtgggtttcctccgggtgctccggtgccctcccacagtccaaaaatgtacagggtaggttgattggatgtgctaaattgcccctttgtgtcagggggattagcagggtaaatatatggggttacgtacGAGGataggattgctgttggtgcaggctcaatgggccgaacggcctccttctgcactgtagggattctatgattctatgaagtacttCAGTGGCTGTAAAGCATTCTTTATATTCTAGGCAATGTCCTTTCCCGACCAATCTGTTTTATTCCCTGCTACCATGCTGCTTCTGGCAGTCAGTGCAATGCTGCAATCATGGTTTCCCTTATCCATGTGGAATTTAATATTCCAAAACAGTCGatacctgcacattctccctaaatGCATGTTTCCCCGTGAGATATCTTGTTTCTGATTACGTCATTTTTGGAAAAGCTTCCAATAAACAAATCCACACAGGAAATAGCAGTAAAATTAAAATCTGCTTCTGGCATCCGACACACAGCTTTTTCCAATAGTCATAAAACAGGGAAACTGATCCAGTGACCGGGTCACATGGGACCCCAGGGCTTTTAACTCGCATTTTGAGGAATTATATTCTGCTTTCCCATCCAAATGGAAAACTTAAGACATTGCTCATAACATGCAGGTTACTGCTCCTAATAAATCAGGGCCACGGATTTACAGAAAcaactaaaattctatttttgttacaAGCTACCATGGTTTTTAAACTGATGGCCTGGGATAGTAATTTTTGACTGCAGCAGTATCGTTAACAGAATATCAGTGTCCCCCATTTACAGTCAATTCCCCAGAAAGCAGCGAGAGTGCCATCAGCGCAAACTAAATGCattctatttttaaaagttatctaCTTACATTCAGAGGATCAAACAGCGCAgtggaaggaggcctttcagccaattGTGTCGATACTGGCTCTTCGGAAGAGTTATCTAATTAGCTCTGTTGGCCCTGCTgttattttccttttcaagtatttcttccctttgaaagttatttttgaatctgctttcaccgccctttcaggcagcgcctccCAGACCATGACAACTCGCGGCAAAAAATGAATTTCTTCTCGTTTCTTTTCTGGTACCTATTTCTGCACAGTTTTGTGATGGTTAAACTACTGGGCTAATTAATCCAGAGAATGTGAATTCACATCGCACCATGGCAGTtttatttaaattcagtaaataaACATCCGGTGTCAGTAAAATAGGAGACCTATTGGtgaagtggtaatgtcactggactaataatccagaggcccaggctaatgctctggggacaagagttcaaatcccacgtcagttggaggaatttaaatttaattaataaatctggaattaaaagctcgcCTCTGTGATGATGACCGTgtaacaattgttgtaaaaatccatctggctcactgccctttaggaagggaaatctgccatccttacttggtatgGCCTACAAGCAACTCCAGACCGACAACTATGCGACTGACTCTTAACCTcccactgaaatggccgagcaagatactcagttcaagggcaactagggatgggcaacaaatacgggctttgtcagtgacacccacatcctgtgaaagaataaagcaaAACAAGTGATTATGAATCTGTTGGACTATCCTAAAAAGCTAACTAGTTCATTAATGCCCCtccagggaaggaaagctgccgggGCTGGGCccaaatgtgactccagtccccacaccaatgtatttgaactcttaaatgccctctgaagtggactAATAATCCACACAGCTGTCCAAGGCAGCAACCCACCATTACCTTCTCAGGACAAATAGGGATCGGTGACAAAttcccagcaacatccacatccctagAATGTTTAACAGCCCTGCTGCTTTTAAATGATAAACATTCCTGCTTGTGAAATGGTCAGCAGGACTTGAGTCTAGATAGATTAATACTGTCACCCATGACCTAAATTGCAGCAAAGCCCTGTGTCTATCTGATCCGCAAGAGGATGTAAAGATTTAAATGCTGTGAATGCAAAGCAGATCCGACAGCATCTgaaagtgcaggtcagtgagtcAGGTGGATCCTGGTCAGCTTCCGATTAGAATTGCAGCATTTGTTATCCCTCAAAAGCATTTGCAGCTGAGTGTCTGGAGTTGTATTCACTATTTACAGAGCCAGTCAactcctggcctcattacagtcttggtccaaacaCGGACAAAGATctcaactccagaggtgaggtgtgaCTGCCCTTTAGGGCAGCAATtggccaagtgtggcatcaagaagcccgagcAAAATTGGAGGAatcggagttgggggggggggggggggggaggagatcctctgattggagtcatacctggcacaagagaaggtggttggaggtcaatgacctcagtcccagggcatcactgcaggagttcctcaggggagtatgggtacgatgggtatagagggatatgggccaaatgcgggcaattgggattagtttaggggttttaaaaaaagggcggcatggacaagtggggccgaagggcctgtttccatgctgtaaacctctatgactctgagtgtccgaggcccaaccatcttcagctgcttcatcaatgaccttcctttatcataaggtcagaagtggggatgttcgctgatgattgtacaatgttcagcaccactcgCAACTCCTCTGAAggagtctatgtccaaatgcaccAAAACTGGACAATGTTCAGGCTTGGGCGGATAAGCAGCAGGTAACATTTGTACACACAAGTACCAGggaataaccatctccaacaaaagagaatctaaccatctctccttgacattcaatggcattatcatcgctgaatcgaCATCCTTGGGCACcagtgatcagaaactgaactggaacagccgtaTAAATAGTGTgtcaacaagagcaggtcagaggctgtgaattctgcggcgagtaactcaccccctgactctccaaagcttgtccaccatctataatgcacaagtcaggagtgtgatgggatgctccccacttatctggatgagtgcagctgcaacaacaattAAGGAgttcgataccatccaggacaaagcagcccacttgattggcaccccatccacaatctTCATtgttcactcactccaccactggcacacggtggcatcagtgtgtaccactgtcaaAATGCACCATAGCAACTTCACCAAGTCTCCTcagcactaccttctcaagggcaattggggatgggtaataaatgctgctcCCGCCAGCGACACCAACACTCCGTAAATGGATAAATGAAATAAACCTGGGATTGTTttgcttggagcagagaaggttaaagggagacttaatagactcGCCCAAACATTACAGAGGGTTTTGATAGCGTGGAGAGGAAGAAATATTTCCACCGTGGGGAGGATCGGTAACCAGatgacacagatttaaaataattggcaaaaaagcCAGCTGGGAACGAAGAGTATTGTTTTTACGCAGCAAGTAATtgtaatctggaatgcgctgcctgaaagggcgatgGAAACAGAAACAATAGCAACTttgagaagggaattggataagtacatgaaaggaaacatttacagggctattgggaaagagcagggggatTGGGACTAATTGGATCATTCCTTCAAAGACCTGGCACAGAcacaaagagctgaatggcctcctttactaTAGGATTCTAATGATTGCTAATATGGGACTGAATAATCCAACTGGTTACCCACGTGTAGTCTTCCTCGAAGCTCCCTGTCGTTCCTCATTTTCACGTAGATTCTCTCGTCCAGACTAAGCCTGATTAGGTCAAGAGGCTCCTCAACTGTGTTGGTCGTTTGTGGCTAATAGAGAGGG of Mustelus asterias chromosome 3, sMusAst1.hap1.1, whole genome shotgun sequence contains these proteins:
- the lsm3 gene encoding U6 snRNA-associated Sm-like protein LSm3 — protein: MAEEGEQPQTTNTVEEPLDLIRLSLDERIYVKMRNDRELRGRLHAYDQHLNMILGDVEETVTTVEIDEETYEEIYKSTKRNIPMLFVRGDGVVLVAPPLRVV